The genomic window ACAATTAAGGGTGCTATCCAGACTATCTTGTGGCTTTCTGAGTCGCTGAGCTGAAACAGCATGAGGCTTCTTGGGCGTTGCTGAATCGCGAGGTGATTTGCGCTAACGAGATTTGCGCTAATGAATCGTGAGTGAGACGCTCACACTTGCACGTCATTCACAATCTAAGGTAGTGGGAGCATCTTGCTCCCATCGCGATGTCCTAGCTGCATTCAGCAACGTTGCTTTTCGTCTCTCCTATGACGTTATAACTATCCCCAAAACTGGGCAACCTATGGGCAACTTAGCGTGGCTAGCTTGCTCCTGTAGATGGGTGGGGTCTAGAATGCTGCTTCATGGAACCATGGTTCCAGCCGACATGAACACCTTGATGGTCTCGATCATCTTCCTAGCGATCGCACGTTCCCCAGTAGATCTGGCGATTGCTGCTTGAGCAGATCCACAGTCGCCAAGACAAATGCCCCAAGAGCAGATGTCTTGGATTATCCTGTGCCTGCTCTGTCAACCTGCGGATCCTGTCACACCATGACCAAGTCATCGTCTGTACCGCCCTTGTTCTCCCAGGGCTCTACTAGTTTAGAGACAGAGCTATCCTCATCATCGAGGTCTACTCAATTACCTATATTGCGCGCTCGGCAATGGTTAGCCCGCTTAAAAGTTGGGCAGAAAATTGCTGTGGGCTATCTCATGGCTTTAGGTCTGGCAGTGGTGGGCATTACGGCTGGGATCTCGCTCAGCTTGAGCTATCGAGATCAGGCAAAAACAATTCGGGAAGGAACCCTAGAAGATATTGCGCTGTTGCAACAACTGCAGACCAATTTGCTCCATGCCCGCATTCAGCAGCAGCAGGTGGTTTCAGTCACCTTTCAACCCGATCGTCTGCCAGAGCAACAGGCGTTGTTTAACCGCCATGCAGAGCGGTTTCAGCGCACGTGGCTTGAATTTATTCATGCCTATCAGCTTGACGCTCCCCAAGTTTCTAGCGAGGAAAGGGAAGGCTTTCACACCGTTGTAGAACTCTACAATCGCTCCGTGGGGGGATATTTTCGAGAAACACGACTGCTGCTTGACCAGCTTGAAGCAGAGGGCTCCTATGAGTCGATGATTCAGGTACAAGACCAACTCTTAGCCTTCGAACTGAGTGACGTCGTAACCGACCTTGAGCAGTTCTCCCATACGCTAGATAGTTTATTAGAGACAGCTCTGGACAAGGGAGATGCAGCAGAGGTTGCCCTCACTCAAGCAGAACGCACCAGCACGCTGATGATTGTTCTTGGTGTGATCCTCTCTGTCGCGATCGCCTTGGTGATGGCCGTCTACACCAGCCGCGCCATCTCTCGCCCTCTGCGAGATGTGACAGCGATCGCCAAACGGGTTGCGGAGGATTCAGATTTTTCTCTGCAGGCTCCTGTCACCACCCATGATGAAGTAGGCATATTGGCCCTGTCTCTCAACCATCTCATCCGTCGGGTCGATCATTTGGTAGACGATCTGAAGGCGTCCACCGCTCAGCAACTGATTGCAAGTGAGAAAATGTCGAGCTTAGGGCAGATGCTGGCTGGCGTAGCTCACGAAATCAACAATCCGGTTAATTTTATCTATGGCAATGTGATTCACGCCAATGATTATATTCAAGATTTACTAGATCTTATTCATCTGTATCAAGTCGAAATTCCAGATACTCCGATCTCCATAAAAGATAAAATAGAGGAGATTGATTTGCTCTTTATTGAGCATGATCTACCTAAGATAGTGCAGTCTATGAAGCTCGGAGCCGATCGCACTCGCCAAATTGTGCTCAGCCTCCGCAACTTCTCCCGCATTGATGAAACCCGCCCGCGCCCTGTAGATCTCCATGAATGCATCGATAACACCGTCCTGATCTTGCATAATCGTCTGAAGCGCGGCATTCAACTGGTGCGATGCTATGGCTCCGTTCCCACCATCGAAGGCTACACCGGCTCCCTTTATCAGGTATTTATGAACTTGATTAGCAATGCTATTGATGCCTTGCTAGAGCAAGCCATTGGCTCCAATCCTGGCTCACCTAGCATCACCATCTCCACACTGCAAAAGGGCGATCGCGTCCAGATCTCCATTGCTGACAATGGCCCTGGCATTCCCCCCGATCATCTCGATCGCATTTTTGACACCTTCTTCACCACCAAACCCACCGGCAAAGGAACAGGACTAGGACTTTCCATTTGCCGCCAAATCGTGGAAGGCAAGCATGGCGGTCAATTGCTGTGTGACTCAACGCTGCAACAGGGCACAACCTTCACCATCATTTTGCCCATTCAGCAAGCGATCGCTCCGCCTGTCACCCTCGATTCTGTCGATGCAGGTCGCCCCTCCTAATCCCACCAGAGAGGGCATTCTATGCGCATGGGAGGATTCTCAAATTAGTTGAGGATGTGTCCCCAATACCTTCTAAAATGGGGAAAATTACGGACTGTAATTCACCAGCTTCACAGATGCGATCGCCAGGATTGAGTAGCTACCCTCTGCTGTGTATGTAAATTATCAACAGAGGACATTGCGTACCGTTGTATGGCGTTTGACTCATCTACAGCGTCTAAACACCCACTCTTACTTGGATGCATCGGTCTTGCCTGATACAGTCACCCCTAGCCGCTTCGATGATCTATCAGGAGACACCATGACCCATCGCCCTATTATCCTCGGCATCGTTGGCGATAGCGCAGCCGGAAAAACCACGCTGACTCGGGGCATTGCCCAAGTATTGGGAGAAGAAAACGTCACCGTAATTTGTACCGACGATTATCACCGATACGACCGCAAGCAGCGGGCAGAGATAGGCATTTCAGCCCTTCATCCTGACTGTAACTATCTAGACATTATGCAGCAGCATTTGAGCCTGCTGCGCACCGGCCAGCCGATTCTTAAGCCCATTTATAATCACTCCAGCGGTGAATTTGATCCACCGGAATATATCAAGCCCGGTAAATTTGTGATTGTAGAAGGCTTGCTGGGCTATTCCACCCGAGGAATGCGAGACAGCTATGATGTGCGGGTCTATCTCGCGCCACCTGAGTCCCTGCGCGAGTCGTGGAAGGTGAATCGGGATACCCGCAAGCGGGGCTATACTGAAGAGCAAGTACGGGAGCAACTGCGGGCCCGGGCCTCAGACTCCGCCGCCTTTATCGATCCTCAGCGCCAGTGGGCCGATGTGGTGGTGTCGTTTTATCCTCCCACGGATGGCTCCTCCGGGGATGACCTATTGCTGAATGTGCGTCTCGTATTGCGTCCCACCATTCCCCATCCCGACCTCAGCCATATGCTAAGTGCAGAAGGCAACCATCTTGGATCGGCGATTCGTCTCGAACTCGATCGCGATATGGGTAAACCCGTAGATGTCCTAGAAATTGACGGCCACGCCACGGTGGAGCAGGTGCGGGAACTAGAGCGTGTCCTTTGCCAAGAAGTGCCCTACCTCGGCCAGTTTTGCAGCCTAGAGGGAAATGAGGATATCGGCAAGTTGGTTGGCACCACCGGGGAAATCCTGCAAAGCTATCCCCTAGCGCTAACTCAATTGCTGATTACCTATCACATGCTGAAGGCAGCCAATGTCGCCTCCATGTTGGCCTAGCTAGATCTGAGCTTTGCCATGACTAGAGTTATCAGGGAATCCCGCGCTCAGCCTAACGGGTAGAGCAGCGGGAGGCCGTCACGAATGGGGTTCGCCAAAGAGCACTAGTGAGCAGGTGAGTTGATTGACTACCTCCGTGGTGACATCGCTGACGGCTAATCCTCCAGCAGTACGACGGCGGATCGATCGCAGAATCACCAAGTCATACCCCGTAGAAGCTTTAATGATGGTTCCGGCTACGTCTTCACTCGTGAGAGAAGAAATGGCCGGACGAATTTTAAAACTGTTTTGAAAACTGCCCGTGGAAAGGACATTGGACAGGCTAGTTTCAAAGTCAGTCACTGATTCTGCCAACGTGCGGCGATCGCTCACGTGGAGCACGGTCACCTCTGCTTGGTTCACATCAGCAAATAGAAGGGCAAACTGAATAGTACGAATGGTTTGAGGCGTAACATTTTTCACCGGCACCAGAATGCGCTGCATCGTAATGGGTTCATCTAGCAAGCGCATCACAGCAACAGGGCAGTGAGACGACCAAAAAACATTGTCGATCACATTGCCAAATAGACGAGCCCGCAGACCGACGCTTTCTCCCCACCCCATAACAATCAAGCTAGCATCTTGCTCCCGCGCCACGCGACTAATGCCGTTAGCAATATCATCATCAATGCGGATGGCTGGTTCCACCGCCACATCAAAGGACTTGCCAATGTCTACAGCTCGTGTCAGAAGGCGTCGGGCTTGGAAAATAGCGTGGTCAAGCGCCGGTTCATCCATATGGACGTGGGCCTTAGACAACACTAGGGGCACAATGCGTCCTGATTCATGGCGGGCTAGGAGAGATGCCATCTCAATCAGATACATGGTGGTTAGAGGATTGGAGACAGGCACCACCACCGTGAAGGAGCGGGGCGGGGCGATCAAACCAGCCTCTAGGGCTTTCACACTTTCCTGGGCTTGAGTTTCCCACCAAATCCCCTGGGGCGGCTCCTCAAAGAAGGATTTGGGGAGGGGCATCCGTGAGGCAAATCGTTCGGTGAGCAGCGGGCCGAGTAAGGAGGTGATTAACATCAGCACAATCACCGCGTTAAAGACTTGACTGTTGATCAAGTTAGCTTGCACCCCTGCCAATGCTGCGGCCAGAGTTGCAGCGACCTGCGGCATGGACAACGACCACATGGTAAACGTGCCATACCATCCGTAGCCGAAGAAACCTTTCATCAACAGGGCAGCCAGGAATTTACTGCCTAGCAGTCCAAAAACGATAGCTAGGGTGAAGGAATACTGTTGGGTCAGAGTTTCAATAAATAGGGGAATGTCTAGCAGCAGCCCCATACCAATGAAGAAAAAGGGGATAAACATCACCCCACCCACAAATTCCACCTTTTCCTTGACAGGCCCATTACCCACCACATCGTTGACGGCTAGCCCGGCCAGAAATGCGCCAACAATCTTATCGATATTGATAATTTGAGCACCAACAGCAGCTAAGAAGACAGCTAATAAAACGAATAAAAACTGATTACCCTGCTCATCCCCTGTGCGCCGAAAATACTCTTTTCCAGCGCGATCAAACCCAAACAGCACCACAATGGAATAGAGCACAAGGGAGGTGATCTGCAGAGTGAAACTGGTTGGCGAAAATTCTCCTTGATGAATCGACACACAAATCGCTAACACCAGCAGAGCTGCGATGTCGGTGAAAATAGTTGCACCAATGGTAATCGATACAACTTCACTGCGCACAATACCTAGGCGTTGAACAATGGGATAGCCGAGGAGGGTATGGGAAGCTAGCAGCGATCCGATCAAGATGGAAGCATTCCAACCATAGCCAAACTGGTGGCCAATGAAGGTTCCAGCAATTAACGGTACAGCAAACGTGGCTAGGCCAAAACTAAGGGAACGATTTTTATTTTTCCGAAAGTCTCCCAGATCAATTTCTAGACCGGCTACAAACATCAGATAGATCTTACCGATGTCAGAGAGAAGGTGCATGGTTTCGGTTTCGCCATTGAGAACACCAATTCCACTGGGGCCCAACACAACACCCGCCACGAGTAACCCGACGAGACCTGGCAATCGTAGGCGCTCAAAAATGGGCGGAATAATCAAGACCACCAACAGCAAAATGGTGAAGGCGGCAAGGGGACTACTGGAGATGGCTTGAAGGATGTCCTGCATGAGCTGCCAAGAGGGGTAAAGGGACAATAAGGGCGATCGCATCCTACCTTATGTCGGTAGTTGTCTAACAAGTTGTCTGGCAGTTTGAACGATGATCGATCGCGATGCAAGAAACTCAAGGTCACCAGGGCGATCGCCCGAGGGACGACGACCGGTTGCGGTCTATTGCATAATGCCTATGGTGCAATGACGAGGTTTGGAGGATTGGCGATGCAGGTTGGATTCATAGGTACAGGTTTAATGGGTGAGCCCATGGCTCATCGACTGATGGCGGCGGAGATGCCGCTCACGGTTTACAACCGAACGCTTGATAAAACTCAAGCCCTACAGCAGGCAGGAGCCGCGATCGCACCGTCTCCTACCGCACTGATAGCTTCCGTTGATTGTATCGTGCTGATGCTGGCTGATGCACCAGCCATTGAGCAGGTGCTCTTGAGCGACCCATCAGCCCTGTCCGGGAAAACGGTGCTGCAGATGGGCACGATCGCTCCCCAAGAGAGTCAAGCGATCGCTGAGCAGGTGCAGCAGGCAGGGGGCAGCTACCTAGAGGCACCGGTGTTGGGCAGTATTCCCCAGGCCAAGGATGGCAGTTTGATTGTGATGGTGGGCAGTTCGCCGGAGCTGTTCCAAACCTATGCACCGCTGTTGCAGCACCTGGGCCCCGACCCGATCTATGTGGGCGAGGTGGGAACGGCAGCGGCACTCAAGCTAGCCATGAACCAGTTGATTGGCTCCCTGACCGCGGCCTTTGCCCTAAGTTTGGGGCTCGTGCAGCGCTACGGGGTGGAGGTAGATACATTTATGGAGGTGGTGCGCCAGAGTGCTCTCTATGCGCCGACCTTTGATAAGAAGCTCGATCGCATGGTGAGTCGTACCTTTGATCAGCCCAATTTTCCTACCCGGCATTTGCTAAAGGATATGACCTTGGCGATCGCTGCTGCGGAGGCCGTGGGACAAGATCCGGCGGCACTGCAGGGTGTGCAACAGATTCTCCATCGAGCCATGGCGCAGAATTTGGCGGATTTGGACTATTCAGCCCTGTTTCAGGTGATCAATCCACCGCAGACCTAGGACATGGTAGCGACCGCTGGTTTGACATGATCGGCCAGAGATTGGCCGATCGGCTGAGTCCTTGGGTTTAAACCGTACGCAGGTGCCAGGCACGGGGTTGGACAAAAGAGCGAATGCCGTCGATGGATAGGGTAGACCCATAGCCAGAATGTCCACGTCCCGTCCAGGGTAAGTAAGGACTCACGCGATCGCAGCAGTTCCAGTAGGCAGTGCCGCTGCGAACCTGCTGTAGAATCCGCGTTGCTCGCTGGCGATCGCCACAGTAGACCGACGCCGTCAGCCCATAGGGCGTATCGTTCATTAGGGCGATCGCTTCCTCGTCGCTGGACACGCGCTGAATGCCGATGATTGGCCCAAAGCTCTCCTCCTGCATCACCGCCATGGCGTGGGTCACCTCGGTTAGCACGGTGGGAGCAAAGTACCAGCCGGGGCGATCCACCGGATGCCCGCCGCAGCGCAGGGTTGCTCCCTTGTCTACCGCGTCTTGAACCTGACGCTGGAGGACATCGATTTGGGGGCGGCGGCTGAGGGGGCCAAGATCGGTCTTAGGATCGGTGGGATCACCCAGCTTGAGAGCCTGCACCGTTGCTAGGAACTTATCCACTACGGCTTCATAGCAATCGCTATGCACATAGATACGCTCCACCGCGCAGCAGCTTTGCCCATTGTTGTAAAAGGCCCCATCGGCGATCGCTGGAGCAACGGTCTCCACATCCACATCCTCACAGACATAGACCGGATCCTTACCTCCTAGCTCCAACTGCACCCTCGTCAACTGTTGCGCCGCCGCCCCTGCAATCTTCATGCCCGTCCCATAGGAGCCGGTGAAGAAAACGCCATCCAAGGGCTGGTTTAACAATGCTGCCCCCGCTGCACCGCCGCCAATTACCGGCGTAAATACATCCTCCGGCACCCCAGCTTCTTTCATCAGAGCAGCGATCGCCAATCCCGTCAGCGTGGCAAACTCTGAGGGTTTATACAGCACCGTATTGCCAGTCAGCAGGGCGGCTACAAAGACGTTTGTACCCACAAAGTAAGGATAATTCCAGGCGGAGATATTAGCGATCGCCCCGAGGGGATCATAGCTCAGCACCTCCTCCAGCGCAGCCGTTCCCGGTAGCGCATTCGCTGGATCTTGGTACATAATCCGTGGTTCCACAACCTGGGGCACGTGATCGATAAAAAAGTCGATGCGCGCTGGCGTGCCTTTAATTTCGTTCAGCGACTGCCGGATCGGCTTACCCGTTTCGGCGGTTAACGTGGCCGCTAGTTCATCCTGGTGCTCCACCAACAGATTGCGAAAGCCCCGCATACAGGCCGCCCGTTCTGCAAAGGGGCGATCGCGCCAGGCCGCCTGAGCCGATCGCGATCGCGATACTTTCTGATATATGGTGGTTTCGTCATCCACCGGCACTTCTTGCAGCAGTTCCTCGGTTGCCGGATTGATCACATGGAGTCTATCCGCCATAGTGCTTATCCTCATGAGTATTATCTACGACTATGCCGCGATACCAAAAGCGTCTCGATAAATCGCATAGAAATCATCTGATGTAACCGGCCGTGGGTTGAGGGGATGGCAGCCATCCTGTTCTGCCACCACCACTAATTTATCTAGAACCTCAGATGAAACCTCTAGCTCCGTTAAGGTGCCAGGTATACCAATGCCCATCCGTAGGGAATCAATCCATTCCAGAAACTGATAGCCGCTGGTAGCCGCTGGGTTGACCA from Candidatus Obscuribacterales bacterium includes these protein-coding regions:
- a CDS encoding ATP-binding protein, which gives rise to MTKSSSVPPLFSQGSTSLETELSSSSRSTQLPILRARQWLARLKVGQKIAVGYLMALGLAVVGITAGISLSLSYRDQAKTIREGTLEDIALLQQLQTNLLHARIQQQQVVSVTFQPDRLPEQQALFNRHAERFQRTWLEFIHAYQLDAPQVSSEEREGFHTVVELYNRSVGGYFRETRLLLDQLEAEGSYESMIQVQDQLLAFELSDVVTDLEQFSHTLDSLLETALDKGDAAEVALTQAERTSTLMIVLGVILSVAIALVMAVYTSRAISRPLRDVTAIAKRVAEDSDFSLQAPVTTHDEVGILALSLNHLIRRVDHLVDDLKASTAQQLIASEKMSSLGQMLAGVAHEINNPVNFIYGNVIHANDYIQDLLDLIHLYQVEIPDTPISIKDKIEEIDLLFIEHDLPKIVQSMKLGADRTRQIVLSLRNFSRIDETRPRPVDLHECIDNTVLILHNRLKRGIQLVRCYGSVPTIEGYTGSLYQVFMNLISNAIDALLEQAIGSNPGSPSITISTLQKGDRVQISIADNGPGIPPDHLDRIFDTFFTTKPTGKGTGLGLSICRQIVEGKHGGQLLCDSTLQQGTTFTIILPIQQAIAPPVTLDSVDAGRPS
- a CDS encoding phosphoribulokinase, whose protein sequence is MTHRPIILGIVGDSAAGKTTLTRGIAQVLGEENVTVICTDDYHRYDRKQRAEIGISALHPDCNYLDIMQQHLSLLRTGQPILKPIYNHSSGEFDPPEYIKPGKFVIVEGLLGYSTRGMRDSYDVRVYLAPPESLRESWKVNRDTRKRGYTEEQVREQLRARASDSAAFIDPQRQWADVVVSFYPPTDGSSGDDLLLNVRLVLRPTIPHPDLSHMLSAEGNHLGSAIRLELDRDMGKPVDVLEIDGHATVEQVRELERVLCQEVPYLGQFCSLEGNEDIGKLVGTTGEILQSYPLALTQLLITYHMLKAANVASMLA
- a CDS encoding cation:proton antiporter gives rise to the protein MQDILQAISSSPLAAFTILLLVVLIIPPIFERLRLPGLVGLLVAGVVLGPSGIGVLNGETETMHLLSDIGKIYLMFVAGLEIDLGDFRKNKNRSLSFGLATFAVPLIAGTFIGHQFGYGWNASILIGSLLASHTLLGYPIVQRLGIVRSEVVSITIGATIFTDIAALLVLAICVSIHQGEFSPTSFTLQITSLVLYSIVVLFGFDRAGKEYFRRTGDEQGNQFLFVLLAVFLAAVGAQIINIDKIVGAFLAGLAVNDVVGNGPVKEKVEFVGGVMFIPFFFIGMGLLLDIPLFIETLTQQYSFTLAIVFGLLGSKFLAALLMKGFFGYGWYGTFTMWSLSMPQVAATLAAALAGVQANLINSQVFNAVIVLMLITSLLGPLLTERFASRMPLPKSFFEEPPQGIWWETQAQESVKALEAGLIAPPRSFTVVVPVSNPLTTMYLIEMASLLARHESGRIVPLVLSKAHVHMDEPALDHAIFQARRLLTRAVDIGKSFDVAVEPAIRIDDDIANGISRVAREQDASLIVMGWGESVGLRARLFGNVIDNVFWSSHCPVAVMRLLDEPITMQRILVPVKNVTPQTIRTIQFALLFADVNQAEVTVLHVSDRRTLAESVTDFETSLSNVLSTGSFQNSFKIRPAISSLTSEDVAGTIIKASTGYDLVILRSIRRRTAGGLAVSDVTTEVVNQLTCSLVLFGEPHS
- a CDS encoding NAD(P)-dependent oxidoreductase codes for the protein MQVGFIGTGLMGEPMAHRLMAAEMPLTVYNRTLDKTQALQQAGAAIAPSPTALIASVDCIVLMLADAPAIEQVLLSDPSALSGKTVLQMGTIAPQESQAIAEQVQQAGGSYLEAPVLGSIPQAKDGSLIVMVGSSPELFQTYAPLLQHLGPDPIYVGEVGTAAALKLAMNQLIGSLTAAFALSLGLVQRYGVEVDTFMEVVRQSALYAPTFDKKLDRMVSRTFDQPNFPTRHLLKDMTLAIAAAEAVGQDPAALQGVQQILHRAMAQNLADLDYSALFQVINPPQT
- a CDS encoding aldehyde dehydrogenase family protein; this encodes MADRLHVINPATEELLQEVPVDDETTIYQKVSRSRSAQAAWRDRPFAERAACMRGFRNLLVEHQDELAATLTAETGKPIRQSLNEIKGTPARIDFFIDHVPQVVEPRIMYQDPANALPGTAALEEVLSYDPLGAIANISAWNYPYFVGTNVFVAALLTGNTVLYKPSEFATLTGLAIAALMKEAGVPEDVFTPVIGGGAAGAALLNQPLDGVFFTGSYGTGMKIAGAAAQQLTRVQLELGGKDPVYVCEDVDVETVAPAIADGAFYNNGQSCCAVERIYVHSDCYEAVVDKFLATVQALKLGDPTDPKTDLGPLSRRPQIDVLQRQVQDAVDKGATLRCGGHPVDRPGWYFAPTVLTEVTHAMAVMQEESFGPIIGIQRVSSDEEAIALMNDTPYGLTASVYCGDRQRATRILQQVRSGTAYWNCCDRVSPYLPWTGRGHSGYGSTLSIDGIRSFVQPRAWHLRTV